The DNA segment CCCGGGCCCTTCCAGAGAAGGCGCAACCGGAGGCCCGAGCCTGCCTCCAACCAGGGCGCCCGGGCCCACCGGGGAGGGAGGGGGTCCACCACCACCAGCAACTCCCCCTCCCAGCGTGTACCCACCCTTGCCGGCCGCCCGAAGGCGGCCACGCCCAGCAGGCGCGCTCGCACGGGCCCAAGGGCCATGGCGAGCACCAGCCGCTCCGTGCTTTGCGCGAACCATCTCCAGACGCGATCGTCCATCCGCCTTGCCCCCCGAAGCGTCGGTTCCCTGGGAGGTGCGGTTGGGGTGGGCGGGGCCGGTGCCGTCATGCACCGGGGAGGCCCTCCCGGGAGAGTGCCGGGCGGGCGGCAGGGCCTTCCTGGAGGCCCTGTATCCCCTACACGTAGCAGGTGAAGGGACTGCGGTCAACGAGGGATTCCCGTAACCTGGCGGCCGGACGCCGGCCGGACGCGCGCGTTTCCTGTAAGGGGCTGGTTGCGATAGGAGGGTCCGGTGACCGAGGGAGAGGCTCAGCCCACCTGCCGCTGGGTCCCTGGAAGGCTCATGCGGTAGCCGATCCCCCAGACGGTGCGAATCAGGTTGGGTTGGGAAGGGTCCAGCTCCACCTTCTTGCGCAGCCGGCTCACGAGGACCGTCACGTTCTCCTCGGTGGCCTCCTCCGAGCAAGGCCAGAGAAGCTGGGCGAGCTGCTTGCGGGTGAAGACCTGCTCGGGCCGGGAAGCCAGGAGCCAGAGGAGCTCGAACTCACGGCAGGTGAGGGTCAGCTCCTCGCCGCTCAGGGTGGCCGTGCGGGCGATGCGGTCGATGGCCAGCGGTCCCAGGCGGATGGCCGCCGGCGAGGCCCCGTTCCCGGTGGAGGGCGTGCACCGGGCCAGGGTGCGGCGCAGGATGGCCTGCACCCGCAGGGCGAGCTCCGCCAGGCTGAAGGGCTTGGGCACGAAGTCGTCGGCCCCCATGTGGAAGGCGGCCGTCCGCTCCACGGGATCGTCGCGGCCCGTGAGGATGATGACGGGCGTGCGCCCGTCGGCAGTCATGTGGCGGCAGAGGTCGAAGCCGTCCCGATCGGGGAGGACGAGGTCCAGCACCACCAGGTCGGGGCGGGCGGCGCGGAAGCACTCCAGCGCTTCCTCGCCCGTGGACGCGGTGGTCACCTCGTGGCCGTCCTTCTCCAACCGGATCCGGACCGCCCGGCGGGTCGGCTCATCGTCGTCCACCACCAGGACGTGCCCACAGGGTGGCTCCACCTGGCTCGCCCCCCTCCCTCGGAGCCTCGGAAGGTCCAGCGCGGCGGGGCGGACGCCGCGGCCCGCCCCGCGAGACCCATCAGCGTCCGCCCACGGCCACCTTCGGCCTTTCCAGCAGCACCTCGGCCTCGAAGACCGGTGCCTCCGCCTCCCGGTGGAAGACGGGAAGGTTCTCGGCCGCGAAGGCGAAGGCCAGCACGCCCAGGGAGATCAACCCCACACTGATGGCCAGCTCCACCAGGCTCGGCACGTACCCCGCTCCGGCGTAGCCCCGGATGCCGAAAAGACTCACGTTGAAGCGGTTGAGCACCACGGCTGCCACCACCGTCGCCCCGAGCCAGCCCTGGACCCTCGCGCTGGACCGGATCCGGCGCGAGAGGGCAAGGCCGGCCGGCACGGCCAGCAGGAGGAGCTCGAGCCAGAAGAGCCCGGCCTCCAGGCTCCCCGCGAAGAGGGCGCCCAGCTCTCCCCGCACCGCCAGGTCCGCCAGCTTCATGGCCAGGTAGAGGCCCACCGCCCAGGGCAGCGCCCGCAGCAGCCGGGCCAGCACGGGGCTCTCGTCCCGGTGAGTGAGGGAGCGTGCGGAGAGGGTCGCCTCCAGGGTGACCATCCCCAGCCCCAGCACGATCGCGCTCGCGAAGAAGAAGAGCGGCAGCATCATCGAGTTCCAGAGCGGGTGGAGCTTGCCCGGTACGACGAGGAAGAGCGATCCCAGCGACGACTGGTGCAGGGTGGAGAGGACCACGCCGGCCACCACCAGCGCGGGCGTCAGCCTGCGGAGGAAGGCCAGCACCCGGTTCGCCCGGAGCCGCTCGAAGAGGGCGGGGGCGAACTCCAGGGCCAGCACGGTCGTGTAGAGCATGACGCACCAGGCCACCTCGAACATGACCGAGTGCGGCTGCCACATGACGATGGGGTGCCAGATGTTCCAGGGCTTCCCCAGGTCGGCCAGCAGGCCGAAGATCACCAGCAGGTACCCCAGGAAGCCCGTGAGGATGGCGGGTCTGAGCAGCGGCTCGAGCTGGTGCTGCCGGAAGAGGTGCACCGCCGCCGCAAGGGTGAAGGCGCCGCCCGCCAGAGCAACGCCCGAGACCACGTCGAAACCGATCCAGAACCCCCAGGGCCACTGATCGGACAGGTTGGTGGCGGCGCCGAGGCCGAAGACGAACCGGTAGGCAGCCGCCACGAGCCCCACCCCCAGCAGGGTGGCCAGCACCGCACGCGGCCGGGTCCAGGTGAAGTGGACCGCCCGCGACCGTGCGGGAAGGGAGATCCGACGGGTTGCGACCCCGTTCATCGCGTTCACCTCCGTGCTGAGCTCTCCCGCGGCTTACCCGCGCGCCGCCCGGAGCGGGGCGCGGGAGCAGGCGGGGCTTCCTCGGCCTCGCGGCGTCCGTTCCACCAGGCGAGGGCGCCCAGCGCCACGGCCAGGCCACCGGCCACCGGTGGGACCAGGCCCATCACCCGGGCGGTGCGGAGGGGAGGCGCCGACTTGGGCACGTCCATGCGGAATCCCAACTGCTCGAAGGGGACGTCGGAAAGGAAGAGCCATGCGGTGCCGCCCGCCTCCTCCTCCCCGTAGATGTAGGGGACGTAGCGCTTGGGGTTCTGGGCGATGCGCTGCTTGGCTTCCTCCAGGAGCCGGTCGCGGTCGCCGAACTGGGTGGCGCCGGTGGGGCAGGCCGCCGCGCAGGCGGGCTCTTCCCCCTGGGCGAGCCGGTCGTAGCAGAAGAGGCACTTGGTGATGGCCGGGTTCCACGAGGCCCACTCGTAGCGGGGGATCTGGAAGGGGCAGGCCATCATGCAGTACCGGCAGCCGATGCAGCGCTCCTCGTCGTAGACCACGGGCCCCTGCTCGGTCTTCCGCAGCGCGGCCACCGGGCAGGCCGAGACGCACGACGGATCCAGGCAGTGGAAGCACTGGGTGCGTGCGTAGCGGATCAGAGGCGGGAGGTCATAGGCAGGCGCCTTCGAGCTGCCGGAAGCCTCGCCCGCGGCGGCGGTGACCGTGCCGCCCGCCGGCCCCTGAGAGAAGAACGCCCGCCGGGCGTCGAGCTTGCGATCCCGGTAGAAGCGGGCCGCCTGCAGAGGCGAGATCTGCGTCTCCCGGACCCACGTCCACCGCTGGGGAGAGAGCCCTCCCTCGGGTGCGGAGCCGTCCAGCCCCCACTTGGTCTGGCAGGCCCACTCGCACGACCGGCACCCGATGCAGAGGGTCATGTCGACGAGCATGCCCTTCTGGGACGACACCGTCGTCCTCGCAGGGGCCGAAGCCTGCACCGCCCCGGTCCGCTCCAGGGTCCAGCCGGCCGCGGCCCCGGCCGCTCCAAGACGGGCCGCCCATCGAAAGAGCTGCCGCCGCGTCAGGTCCACGTGGAAACCCCTCCCTGACCGCCTGATTGCGCCGGCTCGCGCCGGTGCAAGGTGGGGCTGGCGAGACGCCGCGCACCTTGCATCTCCATGGCTCCAGGCTTGATTCTACGGGAGGAGTCTTGCAGGAAAGTGGTTCCCGGATTGCAGAAGACTGGCAGGAACCTTGCATGTTCATTGCGCCCACAATCACAATGCGCTCGAGACAGGCACGCCCGGACCTACCCGCAGAACCGGTAGCCCACGCCGCGCACGGTCTCGATGTAACTGGGATGGGCCGGGTCGGC comes from the Limnochorda pilosa genome and includes:
- the nrfD gene encoding NrfD/PsrC family molybdoenzyme membrane anchor subunit; its protein translation is MNGVATRRISLPARSRAVHFTWTRPRAVLATLLGVGLVAAAYRFVFGLGAATNLSDQWPWGFWIGFDVVSGVALAGGAFTLAAAVHLFRQHQLEPLLRPAILTGFLGYLLVIFGLLADLGKPWNIWHPIVMWQPHSVMFEVAWCVMLYTTVLALEFAPALFERLRANRVLAFLRRLTPALVVAGVVLSTLHQSSLGSLFLVVPGKLHPLWNSMMLPLFFFASAIVLGLGMVTLEATLSARSLTHRDESPVLARLLRALPWAVGLYLAMKLADLAVRGELGALFAGSLEAGLFWLELLLLAVPAGLALSRRIRSSARVQGWLGATVVAAVVLNRFNVSLFGIRGYAGAGYVPSLVELAISVGLISLGVLAFAFAAENLPVFHREAEAPVFEAEVLLERPKVAVGGR
- a CDS encoding response regulator transcription factor, with the protein product MEPPCGHVLVVDDDEPTRRAVRIRLEKDGHEVTTASTGEEALECFRAARPDLVVLDLVLPDRDGFDLCRHMTADGRTPVIILTGRDDPVERTAAFHMGADDFVPKPFSLAELALRVQAILRRTLARCTPSTGNGASPAAIRLGPLAIDRIARTATLSGEELTLTCREFELLWLLASRPEQVFTRKQLAQLLWPCSEEATEENVTVLVSRLRKKVELDPSQPNLIRTVWGIGYRMSLPGTQRQVG
- a CDS encoding 4Fe-4S dicluster domain-containing protein yields the protein MDLTRRQLFRWAARLGAAGAAAGWTLERTGAVQASAPARTTVSSQKGMLVDMTLCIGCRSCEWACQTKWGLDGSAPEGGLSPQRWTWVRETQISPLQAARFYRDRKLDARRAFFSQGPAGGTVTAAAGEASGSSKAPAYDLPPLIRYARTQCFHCLDPSCVSACPVAALRKTEQGPVVYDEERCIGCRYCMMACPFQIPRYEWASWNPAITKCLFCYDRLAQGEEPACAAACPTGATQFGDRDRLLEEAKQRIAQNPKRYVPYIYGEEEAGGTAWLFLSDVPFEQLGFRMDVPKSAPPLRTARVMGLVPPVAGGLAVALGALAWWNGRREAEEAPPAPAPRSGRRAGKPRESSARR